From one Lycium ferocissimum isolate CSIRO_LF1 chromosome 5, AGI_CSIRO_Lferr_CH_V1, whole genome shotgun sequence genomic stretch:
- the LOC132055492 gene encoding gibberellin 3-beta-dioxygenase 1-like has translation MPSIISDVHQKQLDLYSIKELPESHAWKSSSLDDYPSSDSRNVESIPVIDLNDEIFAMEKIGHACKTWGAFQIVNHNISQRLLNDMKAAGKGLFSLPMQQKLKAARSTDGIAGYGVARISSFFPKLMWSEGFTIFGSPLENARQLWPHDYKKFCDVIDEYENEMEKLARRLMCLMLGSLGITKDDVKWAIGPRGGCSALQLNSYPACPDPDRAMGLAAHTDSTILTILHQNNTSGLQVFKEGNGWVTVPPLCGALVINVGDLLHILSNGLYPSVLHRAIVNRTRHRLSVAYLYGPPSGVKISPLSKLVDQRNPPMYRPVTWSEYLGTKAKHFDKALSSVRLCAPLIGFANSKDQSGVQVG, from the exons ATGCCTTCAATAATCTCAGATGTTCATCAAAAACAACTTGACTTGTACTCAATTAAAGAATTACCCGAATCACATGCAtggaaatcatcatcattagatGATTATCCTTCAAGTGATTCGCGTAATGTAGAGTCTATTCCAGTAATCGATCTAAACGACGAGATATTCGCCATGGAAAAAATTGGCCATGCATGCAAAACATGGGGTGCGTTCCAAATCGTAAACCACAACATATCTCAGAGACTACTCAACGATATGAAGGCTGCCGGAAAGGGGCTTTTTTCCCTTCCGATGCAGCAAAAATTAAAAGCCGCTCGTTCAACCGATGGCATCGCTGGCTATGGGGTGGCTcgaatttcttctttcttccctAAGCTCATGTGGTCCGAAGGGTTCACAATTTTTGGTTCCCCTCTTGAAAATGCCCGCCAACTTTGGCCACATGATTACAAGAAATTTtg TGATGTAAttgatgaatacgaaaatgagatGGAAAAGCTAGCAAGAAGACTGATGTGCCTGATGCTTGGGTCACTTGGAATAACAAAGGACGATGTGAAATGGGCTATAGGCCCAAGAGGAGGATGCTCAGCCCTACAACTAAATTCATACCCGGCTTGTCCGGATCCAGATCGGGCCATGGGTCTTGCTGCACATACGGATTCTACCATATTAACCATCCTACACCAAAACAATACAAGTGGTTTACAAGTATTTAAAGAAGGGAATGGTTGGGTCACGGTTCCTCCACTTTGTGGTGCATTAGTTATCAACGTGGGTGACTTGTTACACATATTGTCAAACGGGTTATACCCGAGTGTTCTACATCGGGCCATAGTGAACCGGACCCGACACCGTCTATCTGTGGCCTATTTATATGGGCCACCATCAGGGGTGAAAATATCACCACTTTCTAAATTGGTAGACCAAAGGAACCCTCCAATGTATAGGCCAGTGACGTGGAGTGAGTATTTGGGCACTAAGGCAAAACATTTTGATAAGGCACTTTCATCGGTTCGGCTTTGTGCTCCTCTTATTGGATTTGCCAATTCTAAAGATCAAAGTGGCGTCCAAGTAGGATAA